A genomic segment from Actinomyces lilanjuaniae encodes:
- a CDS encoding ABC transporter permease, whose product MILVAWYVTTACGVVPQMLLPGPSEVAQRLWLSVREAGLLGYAWVTLREAVLGCLAASACALPLAWGLHHWSLFSRALLPYVAASQAVPVVALAPLLVLWVGYGTLPVVLLCAFMVFFPITVSVLLGLRGLDADVVDAARLDGAHGLSMVVYIELPMALPAVLSGARTGFTLSVTGAVVGEMVMGGQGLGMALSSQRDAVDTTGLFATIVLLCGLASAIHWILYELERRSRTVSALRGRRAT is encoded by the coding sequence GTGATCCTTGTGGCCTGGTACGTCACGACAGCCTGCGGCGTGGTGCCCCAGATGCTCCTGCCCGGCCCGTCTGAGGTGGCGCAGCGCCTGTGGCTGTCCGTGCGTGAGGCCGGGCTCCTGGGCTACGCCTGGGTCACGCTGCGCGAGGCTGTGCTGGGATGCCTGGCCGCGTCGGCCTGCGCGCTGCCGCTAGCCTGGGGACTCCACCACTGGAGCCTGTTCTCCCGGGCGCTCCTGCCCTACGTGGCGGCCAGCCAGGCTGTTCCTGTCGTGGCGCTGGCACCCCTGCTCGTGCTGTGGGTGGGGTACGGGACGCTACCCGTGGTGCTCCTGTGCGCCTTCATGGTCTTCTTCCCTATTACCGTCAGCGTCCTGCTGGGGCTGCGGGGCCTTGACGCCGACGTGGTTGACGCGGCTCGGCTCGACGGCGCCCACGGGCTGTCCATGGTGGTCTACATCGAGCTGCCCATGGCGCTGCCAGCCGTGCTGTCAGGTGCCCGCACGGGGTTCACCCTGTCGGTGACCGGTGCCGTGGTCGGCGAGATGGTCATGGGCGGTCAGGGACTGGGAATGGCGCTGTCCTCCCAGCGCGACGCGGTGGACACCACGGGGCTGTTCGCCACGATTGTCCTGCTGTGCGGCCTGGCCTCGGCAATTCACTGGATCCTCTACGAGCTGGAGCGGCGCAGCCGCACCGTCAGTGCCCTGCGCGGTCGCCGTGCCACGTGA
- the hisG gene encoding ATP phosphoribosyltransferase, whose amino-acid sequence MLRIAVPNKGSLSEPAVTLLTEAGYRTRRSGRELVVLDEASEVELFFLRPRDIAVYVGQGTVHAGITGRDLLLDSGVDAVEHLPLGFARSTFRFAAPAGTMSTLADVEGKRVATSYDVLVSQYLESHGVQAQTVHLDGAVESSVYLGVADLIADVVETGTTLRAAGLETFADPILTSEAVLITTRQLQDEPGLATLVRRLQGVLRARTYVLVDYDVPADRLDLAAQITPGIESPTVSPLQNPDWVAVRAMVPRREANRVMDELYEVGARAVLVSSLLACRL is encoded by the coding sequence GTGCTGCGCATCGCTGTCCCCAACAAGGGCTCCCTGTCGGAGCCCGCCGTCACCCTCCTCACCGAGGCCGGCTACCGCACCAGGCGCTCCGGCCGCGAGCTGGTGGTGCTCGATGAGGCGAGCGAGGTCGAGCTGTTCTTCCTGCGTCCCAGGGACATTGCCGTCTACGTGGGCCAGGGAACCGTCCACGCCGGCATCACGGGACGGGACCTGCTCCTGGACTCCGGCGTGGACGCCGTGGAGCACCTGCCCCTGGGCTTCGCCCGCTCCACCTTCCGGTTCGCTGCACCTGCAGGAACGATGTCCACGCTGGCTGACGTCGAGGGAAAGCGGGTGGCGACCTCCTACGACGTCCTGGTCAGCCAGTACCTGGAGTCTCATGGAGTCCAGGCGCAGACCGTCCACCTGGACGGTGCCGTGGAGTCCTCGGTGTACCTGGGAGTCGCCGACCTCATCGCTGACGTTGTCGAGACCGGGACCACCCTGCGCGCCGCAGGCCTGGAGACCTTCGCGGACCCGATCCTCACCAGCGAGGCTGTGCTCATTACCACCCGACAGCTCCAGGACGAGCCGGGGCTGGCCACACTGGTACGCCGTCTCCAGGGTGTGCTCAGGGCACGTACCTATGTCCTGGTGGACTACGACGTCCCTGCCGACAGGCTGGACCTGGCCGCGCAGATCACCCCGGGTATCGAGTCCCCTACCGTCTCACCGCTGCAGAACCCCGACTGGGTCGCGGTGCGCGCCATGGTGCCGCGTAGGGAGGCCAACCGTGTCATGGACGAGCTCTACGAGGTGGGCGCGCGCGCCGTCCTGGTGTCCTCGCTCCTGGCCTGTCGGTTGTGA
- a CDS encoding acyl-CoA carboxylase subunit beta — MADSAVTTAFRERMARVDREAEERAAQRQHAKGKRTARERIDDLLDDSSFLEIGRYSGSGAGDHARPSGVVTGFGQIDGRQVAVYSQDFSVSGGALGTVEGDKIVRLLDDALRLRVPVIGLIDSGGAKIQEGVGALRQYGRIFNRTCAASGLVPQISVILGPCAGGAVYSPALTDFVIATREASHMFVTGPDVVRAVTGESISAEDLGGARIHGSVSGVVHYVAEDEADALGQVRTLLAYLPSSAELEAPRYSYEEQDSEADAQAAREVGTLVPSSTRQAYDVVEVISALVDHGELVQVQEEFAGNVVVGFACFGGRPTGIVANQPLVDAGTLDVNSSEKLARFVRFCDAFGLPVVTFVDVPGYRPGAEQEHAGIIRRGAKVINAYATATVPLVTVVLRKAYGGAYIVMGSKAIGADLNFCWPGAEIAVLGAAGAVGIIHRRDLARVRQEQGEEAAAAEQERLTTEYTESVINPDKAVAIGEIDAVIAPEDTRTVIVDSLAALSAKNEARPASPKKHDNVPL; from the coding sequence ATGGCGGACTCCGCGGTGACCACAGCGTTCCGCGAGCGTATGGCCAGGGTTGACCGCGAGGCCGAGGAGCGTGCCGCCCAGAGGCAGCACGCCAAGGGCAAGCGGACTGCGCGTGAGCGCATCGACGACCTTCTCGACGACTCCAGCTTCCTGGAGATTGGTCGCTACAGCGGCTCCGGGGCCGGTGACCATGCTCGCCCCTCAGGCGTGGTCACCGGCTTCGGACAGATCGACGGCCGCCAGGTGGCTGTCTACTCCCAGGACTTCTCCGTGTCAGGCGGTGCCCTGGGCACGGTCGAGGGGGACAAGATCGTCCGCCTGCTGGACGACGCCCTGCGGCTGCGCGTCCCCGTGATCGGCCTGATCGACTCCGGCGGTGCCAAGATCCAGGAGGGGGTGGGGGCGCTGCGCCAATACGGCCGGATCTTCAACCGGACCTGTGCCGCCTCCGGGCTCGTGCCCCAGATCAGCGTCATCCTTGGTCCGTGCGCCGGAGGCGCGGTCTACAGCCCGGCCCTGACCGACTTCGTCATCGCTACCCGCGAGGCCTCCCATATGTTCGTGACCGGACCGGACGTGGTCCGCGCCGTGACCGGGGAGTCTATCAGCGCCGAGGACCTGGGCGGAGCACGTATCCACGGCTCCGTATCGGGCGTGGTGCACTACGTGGCCGAGGACGAGGCCGACGCGCTGGGGCAGGTTCGCACCCTGCTGGCCTATCTGCCCTCCTCGGCCGAGCTGGAGGCGCCCCGCTACTCCTATGAGGAGCAGGACTCCGAGGCGGACGCTCAGGCTGCCCGGGAGGTAGGGACCCTGGTGCCCTCCTCGACCCGGCAGGCCTATGACGTCGTCGAGGTCATCTCGGCCCTGGTCGACCACGGCGAGCTGGTCCAGGTCCAGGAGGAGTTCGCGGGCAACGTCGTGGTGGGCTTTGCCTGCTTCGGGGGACGCCCCACGGGGATCGTGGCTAACCAGCCCCTGGTGGACGCTGGGACCCTGGACGTGAACTCCTCGGAGAAGCTGGCGCGCTTCGTCCGGTTCTGTGACGCCTTCGGGCTTCCGGTGGTGACCTTTGTGGACGTGCCCGGCTACCGCCCCGGAGCCGAGCAGGAGCACGCCGGCATCATCCGCCGGGGGGCAAAGGTCATCAACGCCTACGCCACCGCTACCGTCCCCCTGGTCACGGTGGTCCTGCGCAAGGCCTACGGCGGTGCCTACATCGTCATGGGCTCCAAGGCGATCGGAGCGGACCTCAACTTCTGCTGGCCCGGTGCCGAGATCGCGGTACTGGGTGCGGCCGGGGCCGTCGGCATCATCCACCGCAGAGACCTCGCGCGTGTGCGACAGGAGCAGGGCGAGGAGGCTGCCGCCGCCGAGCAGGAGCGTCTGACCACCGAGTACACCGAGTCGGTCATCAACCCTGACAAGGCAGTCGCTATCGGTGAGATCGACGCCGTGATCGCCCCGGAGGACACCCGGACGGTTATTGTTGACTCCCTGGCGGCGCTGAGTGCCAAGAACGAGGCGAGACCCGCTTCTCCCAAGAAGCATGACAATGTGCCCCTCTAG
- a CDS encoding ABC transporter substrate-binding protein yields the protein MTPDTTLDIIGHPTTRRRLVGTAGLLPAAVALAACADGTTSRSGTGATASAGEGGLVIGLTYTPSIQFAPFYMALAEGHYDPGVSLRHHGASEGLFDALAAGSEQVVVAGADEAVVAASNGSDLVVVGGFYQVHPACIIVAQDSPVSTPADLEGRSIGIPGRFGESWYALQVALDAAGLSEDDLTITEIGYTQQAALVGGRVDAIIGFSNNDAVQIPQAGTPVRTVAVAEEVPLVGASVVTTGAVLDERRDELARLVSASVAGMEAFVDDPDGAVSAARDYVPDLADPSRAAEAREVAVATAELIRPGTDTPVGALSSQSVAQMLGFLETHSLLGSTATEVASVCDPLVQG from the coding sequence ATGACCCCCGACACGACCCTTGACATCATCGGTCACCCTACGACCCGTCGTCGCCTAGTCGGCACTGCAGGTCTTCTGCCCGCAGCGGTGGCTCTGGCCGCCTGCGCCGACGGCACGACCAGCCGGTCCGGCACAGGCGCTACGGCCTCGGCCGGAGAGGGAGGCCTCGTGATCGGACTGACCTACACGCCCAGTATCCAGTTCGCCCCCTTCTACATGGCGCTGGCGGAGGGCCACTACGACCCCGGTGTGAGCCTGCGTCACCACGGTGCCAGCGAGGGGCTCTTCGACGCGCTTGCCGCAGGCAGCGAGCAGGTGGTTGTCGCGGGTGCCGACGAGGCCGTCGTCGCCGCCTCCAACGGCTCGGACCTGGTGGTGGTCGGCGGGTTCTACCAGGTGCATCCTGCCTGCATCATCGTGGCGCAGGACTCACCTGTCTCCACGCCTGCCGACCTTGAGGGCAGGAGCATCGGCATACCGGGACGATTCGGGGAGAGCTGGTACGCCCTCCAGGTTGCCCTGGACGCTGCCGGCCTCAGTGAGGACGACCTCACCATCACGGAGATCGGTTACACCCAGCAGGCCGCCCTGGTGGGTGGCCGGGTGGACGCCATCATCGGCTTCTCCAACAACGACGCCGTCCAGATCCCCCAGGCAGGCACACCGGTGCGTACGGTAGCCGTCGCTGAGGAGGTCCCCCTTGTCGGGGCTTCCGTGGTGACCACCGGCGCAGTCCTTGACGAGCGCAGGGACGAGCTAGCCCGGCTGGTCAGTGCCTCGGTGGCGGGCATGGAGGCCTTCGTCGACGACCCTGACGGCGCCGTGTCCGCGGCCAGGGACTATGTGCCCGACCTGGCTGACCCCTCGCGTGCCGCTGAGGCTCGCGAGGTCGCCGTCGCCACCGCAGAGCTGATCCGTCCTGGGACGGACACGCCGGTAGGGGCGCTGTCCAGCCAGAGCGTGGCACAGATGCTGGGTTTCCTGGAGACGCATAGCCTTCTGGGCTCCACCGCCACCGAGGTCGCGTCCGTGTGCGACCCCCTGGTACAGGGGTGA
- a CDS encoding holo-ACP synthase: MSHPTPPEVPPVPQPPPGGPVLGVGVDLVHVPGLAEQLDSPGTAFATRAFSPRERREARRRAQARGAGGQGEVQHLAARWAAKEAFVKAWSQALALHAHSSDGAHGTPGGVAPVIAPERLDWQEVEVATDRWGRPWLRLSGELAQAVETSLGRGRSRPEHWPVSLSHDGDYAASVVLAVG; the protein is encoded by the coding sequence ATGAGCCACCCCACCCCTCCCGAGGTCCCGCCGGTCCCTCAGCCGCCGCCCGGGGGGCCGGTCCTGGGCGTCGGCGTCGACCTGGTCCACGTTCCCGGCCTCGCCGAGCAGCTGGACAGCCCGGGGACCGCCTTCGCCACCCGCGCCTTCAGCCCGCGCGAGCGCCGCGAGGCCCGCAGGAGAGCGCAGGCGCGCGGTGCGGGCGGTCAGGGAGAGGTCCAGCACCTGGCGGCGCGCTGGGCGGCCAAGGAGGCCTTCGTCAAGGCCTGGAGCCAGGCACTGGCCCTGCACGCCCACAGCAGCGACGGTGCCCACGGCACCCCCGGGGGCGTGGCACCCGTCATAGCTCCGGAGCGGCTGGACTGGCAGGAGGTCGAGGTCGCCACAGACCGCTGGGGGCGCCCCTGGCTGCGCCTGTCGGGAGAGCTGGCCCAGGCGGTGGAGACCAGCCTGGGGCGGGGGCGGTCCCGTCCTGAGCACTGGCCGGTGTCACTGTCCCACGACGGCGACTATGCTGCCTCCGTGGTGCTGGCGGTGGGATAG
- a CDS encoding DUF6882 domain-containing protein, producing MIAQLRRVSQRAAVYALARQEALTEVLGRRLGKDYQWEADLPERRITFSSPRGEVRAQAQVLASVAVTPPSLVWGFAAPFAPYVGPDPAAARIRQLGAAHGIEVLQQEEAGYEVEEGQDPVEAAEALSHDVGMLATVVFGSGAMYYSGAVGSGGSRQVFLLQGLSLPVPEPTLSRLFPSLTRYTLAADDIDWSLDGLVDLMPGWSLSRHVSGATTTYRLADAVGHVYTLFVTRDAQGRVTDVLMT from the coding sequence GTGATCGCCCAGCTTCGTCGCGTCAGCCAGCGCGCGGCAGTCTACGCCCTGGCCCGTCAGGAGGCTCTCACAGAGGTCCTGGGCAGGAGGCTGGGCAAGGACTACCAGTGGGAGGCTGACCTGCCGGAACGCCGTATCACCTTTAGCTCCCCACGGGGCGAGGTTCGTGCTCAGGCGCAGGTCCTGGCCTCCGTCGCGGTGACGCCCCCGTCACTCGTGTGGGGCTTTGCGGCTCCTTTCGCACCCTACGTGGGTCCCGACCCCGCAGCGGCCAGGATTCGCCAGCTCGGCGCAGCCCACGGTATCGAGGTGCTTCAGCAGGAGGAGGCGGGCTACGAGGTCGAGGAGGGCCAGGACCCGGTGGAGGCTGCCGAGGCGCTCAGTCACGACGTGGGGATGCTGGCGACCGTGGTCTTCGGCTCCGGAGCCATGTACTACTCGGGGGCTGTGGGCAGCGGCGGCTCCCGTCAGGTGTTCCTGCTCCAGGGGTTGTCCCTGCCGGTCCCCGAGCCCACGCTGTCGCGGCTCTTCCCCTCCCTGACCCGCTACACCCTGGCCGCTGACGACATCGACTGGTCCCTGGACGGGCTGGTGGACCTTATGCCGGGCTGGAGCCTGAGCCGCCACGTCAGCGGGGCCACCACGACCTACCGGCTGGCTGACGCTGTCGGCCATGTCTACACGCTCTTTGTCACTCGCGACGCCCAGGGACGTGTCACCGACGTCCTCATGACCTGA
- a CDS encoding biotin carboxylase N-terminal domain-containing protein: MTLSRILVANRGEIALRVVRTVRDLGATSLLPYTPEDLMGPAAELADEAYALPEGSSYTDADAVLELARTTGADAVHPGYGFLSEDAAFARAVIKAGLTWIGPSPTAMEALGDKMSARQTAETAAVAPVPGVTEPVTDPQVVTQFAARYGYPVALKRTDGGGGRGITVLRSDEEVGSTPALQSAAAGSATLILEKFVEKARHVETQCARDAHGGFAVVSTRDCTLQRRNQKLLEEAPAPFLPPGLHERLVEASRRLMDAVDYVGVATCEFLLTPEGDLWFLEVNPRLQVEHCVSEEVTGTDLVELQLRLAQGEPLGEVGTVRGHCLEMRVTCEDPSRGLAPSTGAITRLRWPAGPGIRIESGVTEGDVVTPMFDPMLAKIVVTGSTRDQALARARRALRETVVEGVTVCTSLHEEVLGREAFTYPDREGRLGVTTRWIENEVLPALAQNPPAAAGVQAEPPSSPRTRSQYVIEVNGRRVQLTLPDGILTASAPGQGVGSRGRRMQPLRSRGSAGAARSSRPGGAGADALGSESGSIAAPMQAIVTRICVEPGQQVYEGDLLVVLESMKMENYVHAPYDGAVKDIPVSAGRTVSAGEVLVNLAAASDSPDSAGNSDSTDTTSKEA; encoded by the coding sequence GTGACCCTCTCCCGTATCCTTGTCGCCAACCGTGGTGAGATCGCCCTGCGTGTCGTGCGCACAGTCCGTGACCTCGGTGCGACATCCCTTCTTCCCTACACCCCTGAGGACCTCATGGGCCCGGCTGCAGAGCTCGCTGACGAGGCCTACGCCCTGCCCGAGGGGTCCTCCTACACAGATGCTGACGCGGTCCTGGAGCTGGCCCGTACCACGGGGGCGGACGCTGTCCACCCCGGATACGGGTTCTTGTCCGAGGACGCCGCCTTCGCCCGGGCCGTCATCAAGGCGGGCCTGACATGGATCGGCCCCTCGCCCACGGCGATGGAGGCGCTCGGGGACAAGATGAGTGCGCGCCAGACCGCAGAGACGGCTGCCGTCGCGCCGGTTCCTGGAGTCACGGAGCCGGTGACCGACCCGCAGGTGGTCACCCAGTTCGCCGCCCGGTATGGCTATCCCGTCGCGCTCAAGCGCACTGACGGTGGTGGCGGCCGGGGCATCACCGTCCTGCGTTCCGACGAGGAGGTGGGCTCCACGCCCGCCCTCCAGTCTGCGGCCGCAGGGAGCGCCACCCTCATTCTGGAGAAGTTTGTGGAGAAGGCGCGGCACGTCGAGACCCAGTGCGCCCGTGACGCCCACGGCGGCTTTGCTGTGGTCTCGACCCGCGACTGCACTCTCCAGCGCCGCAACCAGAAGCTTCTTGAGGAGGCTCCTGCCCCCTTCCTGCCACCGGGCCTGCACGAGCGCCTGGTTGAGGCGTCCCGCCGCCTCATGGACGCAGTGGACTACGTGGGGGTGGCTACCTGTGAGTTCCTCCTTACGCCCGAGGGCGACCTGTGGTTCCTGGAGGTCAATCCTCGTCTCCAGGTCGAGCACTGTGTCTCGGAGGAGGTCACGGGCACCGACCTGGTCGAGCTTCAGCTGCGGCTGGCCCAGGGGGAGCCCCTCGGTGAGGTTGGCACGGTTCGCGGGCACTGCCTCGAGATGCGCGTCACCTGCGAGGACCCCTCGCGAGGGCTGGCCCCCTCCACCGGGGCCATTACCCGACTGCGCTGGCCAGCGGGGCCGGGTATCAGGATCGAGTCAGGCGTGACCGAGGGAGACGTGGTCACCCCGATGTTCGATCCGATGCTCGCCAAGATCGTCGTGACCGGCTCCACCCGTGACCAGGCCCTGGCCCGGGCGCGCAGGGCGCTGCGGGAGACCGTCGTGGAGGGCGTGACCGTGTGCACGTCCCTGCACGAGGAGGTCCTCGGCCGGGAGGCCTTCACCTACCCGGACCGGGAGGGCCGCCTCGGGGTCACGACCCGGTGGATCGAGAACGAGGTGCTCCCGGCCCTGGCCCAGAACCCGCCCGCGGCGGCGGGTGTCCAGGCCGAGCCGCCCTCCTCGCCCCGGACACGTTCCCAGTACGTCATTGAGGTCAACGGCCGTCGCGTGCAGCTGACGCTGCCGGACGGGATCCTCACTGCCTCCGCACCGGGGCAGGGGGTCGGATCTCGGGGACGGCGTATGCAGCCTCTGCGCTCCCGTGGATCGGCGGGTGCTGCCCGCTCCTCCAGACCAGGGGGCGCGGGTGCTGACGCCTTGGGCTCCGAGTCGGGGTCGATCGCTGCCCCGATGCAGGCGATCGTGACCCGTATCTGCGTGGAGCCCGGTCAGCAGGTGTACGAGGGGGACCTGTTGGTGGTATTGGAGTCCATGAAGATGGAGAACTACGTCCACGCCCCCTATGACGGCGCCGTCAAGGACATTCCCGTCAGTGCGGGGCGCACCGTCTCCGCCGGGGAGGTCCTGGTCAACCTGGCTGCTGCCAGCGACAGCCCTGACAGCGCTGGCAACTCTGACAGCACCGACACCACCAGCAAGGAGGCCTGA
- a CDS encoding sugar porter family MFS transporter: MSHGPTTTATQGGAVKLPPLTPGPYRARLTVVALIATLGGLLFGYDTSVMNGAMSFMEQPDQLNLTSDGIGIAVSSLLFASAVGALTGGRISDRIGRKTTITVMATLFIAGVAVVATAPNLLVLAIGRVILGLAVGSASVVVPVYLAELAPYEIRGSLAGRNEMMIVTGQLLAIVMNAIIGNVWGEQYPWVWRVMFTLAAIPAILLLLGVTRLPESPRWLADKGREDEALAILDSLRPEGRARPELAEIQATSREEASRVKLTVREIFSNRNLVRIVLIGCGIGFFQQTTGINSILYYGERVLEQSGFSRGGALIANIAPATISVIAAIVALQMMDRFSRRKTFLWGYGLVAVTHVLIASAASLLPEGGIRPFVLLALIVFFVGSMQLCLNVATWVTLSEIFPLKMRAFGMGLSVFVLWMTNSFLSRYFDSILAAVGLSWSFIGFAVLNAVAFTFFFLFVPETKGRTLEQLEEDVMSGELFNRSRG, from the coding sequence GTGTCGCATGGCCCCACCACCACCGCCACCCAGGGCGGTGCCGTCAAGCTGCCTCCGCTCACGCCCGGTCCCTACCGCGCCCGGCTGACCGTCGTCGCCCTTATCGCCACCCTGGGCGGTCTGCTCTTCGGGTACGACACCAGCGTCATGAACGGCGCCATGAGCTTTATGGAGCAGCCTGACCAGCTGAACCTCACCTCGGATGGCATCGGCATCGCCGTCAGCTCGCTGCTGTTCGCCAGCGCCGTCGGAGCCCTCACCGGTGGCCGCATCTCCGACAGGATTGGCCGCAAGACCACGATCACCGTCATGGCCACCTTGTTCATCGCGGGTGTGGCCGTGGTCGCCACCGCCCCCAACCTGCTGGTACTCGCCATCGGCCGTGTCATCCTGGGGCTGGCTGTGGGCTCCGCCTCCGTCGTGGTGCCGGTCTACCTGGCCGAGCTCGCCCCCTATGAGATCCGCGGATCCCTGGCCGGGCGCAACGAGATGATGATCGTGACCGGCCAGCTCCTGGCCATCGTCATGAACGCCATCATCGGCAACGTCTGGGGCGAGCAGTACCCCTGGGTGTGGCGCGTCATGTTTACCCTGGCTGCCATTCCTGCCATCCTCCTGCTGCTGGGTGTCACCCGCCTGCCCGAGTCTCCCCGCTGGCTGGCGGACAAGGGCCGTGAGGACGAGGCGCTGGCGATCCTGGACAGCCTGCGGCCTGAGGGCCGGGCCAGGCCCGAGCTGGCCGAGATCCAGGCCACCAGCCGGGAGGAGGCCAGTCGAGTCAAGTTGACCGTCAGGGAGATCTTCTCCAACCGGAACCTGGTGCGCATTGTCCTCATCGGCTGCGGTATCGGCTTCTTCCAGCAGACCACCGGCATCAACTCCATCCTCTACTACGGGGAGCGCGTGCTGGAGCAGTCCGGGTTCTCCCGGGGAGGCGCGCTCATTGCCAATATTGCCCCGGCCACCATCTCCGTCATTGCCGCGATCGTCGCCCTGCAGATGATGGACCGCTTCTCCCGCCGCAAGACCTTCCTGTGGGGCTACGGGCTGGTCGCGGTCACCCACGTGCTCATCGCCAGCGCCGCCAGCCTCCTGCCGGAGGGAGGCATCCGGCCCTTCGTCCTGCTGGCGCTTATCGTGTTCTTCGTCGGCTCCATGCAGCTGTGCCTCAACGTGGCCACCTGGGTGACCCTCTCGGAGATCTTCCCGCTGAAGATGCGGGCCTTCGGCATGGGCCTGTCCGTCTTTGTCCTGTGGATGACCAACTCCTTCCTGAGCCGCTATTTTGACAGCATCCTGGCCGCAGTCGGCCTGTCCTGGTCCTTCATCGGCTTCGCCGTCCTCAACGCCGTCGCCTTCACCTTCTTCTTCCTGTTCGTGCCCGAGACCAAGGGCCGCACCCTGGAGCAGCTGGAGGAGGACGTCATGAGCGGTGAGCTGTTCAATCGGAGCAGGGGCTAG
- the putP gene encoding sodium/proline symporter PutP, which translates to MTTTTYEAIAMIIYFVGMIMIGLWAYTRTTDIDDYMLAGRGLNPFVAALSAGASDMSGWLLMGLPGALYLSGLVEAWIAVGLTVGALANWLLVAPRLRTYTEVAGNAITVPSFLDNRLHDSRHLLRWASGLIILVFFTFYVSSGMVAGGTFFESSFGMDYRLGMTLVAAITVMYTLVGGFLAVSWTDLVQGLMMVSALIAVPVVGVVHVGGPSAVLDAVREADPSYWTLVGPSVSVLGVVSALAWGLGYFGQPHIIVRFMAIRSAREALRGGVIGISWMLFAVLGAIGTAVVGVAVYQHDTQQLANPEAVFITLGQLLFHPLVAGFMLAAILAAIMSTISSQLLVTSSALIEDLYRTVRTSQPSASHLVIASRVSVLGVAVVAALMAWTPSDTILSLVAFAWAGFGASFGPTVLLCLYWKRLTSWGALVGMVTGAVLVGVWGNLAGGPGGIFDLYEILPGFVGNLVVAWAVSQAGTPEPSVEAEFDKAVAAARG; encoded by the coding sequence ATGACCACAACGACCTATGAAGCGATCGCGATGATCATCTACTTCGTCGGGATGATCATGATCGGCCTGTGGGCCTACACCCGCACCACTGACATCGACGACTACATGCTGGCCGGCCGTGGGCTCAACCCCTTTGTCGCCGCCCTGTCAGCAGGAGCCTCGGACATGTCCGGCTGGCTGCTCATGGGCCTGCCTGGGGCGCTGTACCTGTCGGGGCTGGTCGAGGCCTGGATCGCTGTCGGCCTGACCGTGGGCGCTCTGGCCAACTGGCTCCTTGTAGCACCGCGCCTGCGGACCTACACCGAGGTCGCCGGCAACGCCATCACCGTCCCCAGCTTCCTGGACAACAGGCTGCACGACTCCCGGCACCTGCTGCGCTGGGCCTCGGGCCTCATCATCCTGGTGTTCTTCACCTTCTACGTCTCCTCGGGGATGGTGGCCGGAGGCACGTTCTTCGAGTCCTCCTTCGGCATGGACTACCGCCTGGGTATGACGCTGGTCGCGGCTATCACGGTGATGTACACCCTGGTGGGCGGCTTCCTGGCCGTGTCGTGGACGGACCTGGTCCAGGGGCTCATGATGGTCTCGGCGCTCATCGCCGTGCCTGTGGTAGGCGTCGTCCACGTCGGCGGCCCGAGCGCGGTCCTTGACGCGGTGCGCGAGGCTGATCCCAGCTACTGGACCCTGGTGGGCCCGAGCGTCTCCGTCCTCGGCGTGGTCTCGGCTCTGGCCTGGGGCCTGGGCTACTTCGGCCAGCCCCACATCATCGTGCGCTTCATGGCGATCCGCTCTGCCCGGGAGGCGCTGCGCGGTGGTGTTATCGGCATCAGCTGGATGCTGTTCGCCGTCCTTGGGGCTATCGGAACCGCTGTCGTGGGGGTGGCTGTCTACCAGCACGACACCCAGCAACTGGCCAACCCGGAGGCAGTCTTCATCACCCTGGGCCAGCTGCTCTTCCACCCCCTAGTTGCTGGGTTCATGCTGGCTGCCATCCTCGCCGCGATCATGTCCACGATCTCCTCCCAGCTCCTGGTGACCTCCTCAGCGCTCATCGAGGACCTCTACCGCACCGTGCGCACGTCACAGCCCTCCGCCTCGCACCTGGTCATCGCCTCACGTGTCTCTGTCCTGGGTGTCGCCGTCGTAGCCGCACTCATGGCGTGGACCCCTAGCGACACGATCCTGTCCCTGGTTGCTTTCGCCTGGGCGGGCTTCGGAGCCTCCTTCGGCCCGACTGTCCTGCTGTGCCTGTACTGGAAGCGCCTGACCTCCTGGGGAGCCCTGGTCGGCATGGTCACGGGTGCGGTCCTCGTCGGGGTGTGGGGCAACCTGGCGGGAGGTCCCGGTGGCATCTTCGACCTCTACGAGATCCTCCCGGGATTTGTCGGGAACCTGGTGGTGGCCTGGGCCGTGTCGCAGGCAGGAACGCCTGAGCCCTCGGTGGAGGCCGAGTTCGACAAGGCGGTCGCCGCAGCTCGCGGGTGA
- a CDS encoding phosphoribosyl-ATP diphosphatase — protein sequence MKSFEDLFAELEHKAATRPEGSATVEELDRGVHFIGKKLVEEAAEAWMACEHESDEAACEEMSQLLYHLQVMMVAKGYTLQDVYRYL from the coding sequence ATGAAGAGCTTTGAGGACCTGTTTGCCGAGCTAGAGCACAAGGCTGCTACCCGTCCCGAGGGCTCCGCTACGGTGGAGGAGCTGGACCGCGGCGTGCACTTCATCGGCAAGAAGCTTGTCGAGGAGGCTGCTGAGGCCTGGATGGCCTGCGAGCACGAGTCCGACGAGGCCGCCTGCGAGGAGATGAGCCAGCTCCTCTACCACCTCCAGGTCATGATGGTCGCCAAGGGATACACGCTCCAGGACGTCTACCGCTACCTGTGA